The following are encoded together in the Penicillium digitatum chromosome 3, complete sequence genome:
- a CDS encoding Para-hydroxybenzoate-polyprenyltransferase Coq2, putative, translated as MLSTSPRLFRARLSQYRQKVNFASLHNGRLSTLARNAYSSTQLKGSRSIAGASSNALRTTQVQVRHSSQLQSPATQPIETYSAEKNPATHYIPPKTGLIASLPSSWIPYAELVRLDKPTGTYYLFFPTLFSTLLAAPMAGVEPLPVLGTAALFFSGALIMRGAGCAINDLWDRNLDPHVERTKFRPIARGALSPKKAVLFTGSQLVAGLGVLLSFPSQCLWYGIPSMPIVVAYPLAKRVTNYPQAVLGLAFSWGAIMGFPALGVDLLANHDAMMAAGALYSSCIAWTVLYDMIYAHMDIKDDVKAGIKSIALRHEHNTKAILSGLAVTQVSLLAAAGVAAGCGPVFFVGSCGSAALSLGLMIWKVQLKSVRNCWWWFKNGCLLTGGGISLGLLAEYATQFLGLYNKTEPEHVVAESKQ; from the coding sequence ATGCTTTCCACCAGCCCCCGTCTCTTCCGTGCTCGACTATCCCAATACAGGCAAAAGGTCAATTTCGCTAGTCTTCACAATGGGCGCCTTTCCACACTTGCTCGCAATGCCTACTCCTCAACTCAGTTGAAAGGCAGCCGATCTATCGCCGGTGCCTCTTCCAATGCTTTGCGAACAACACAAGTCCAAGTCCGACACAGCTCACAGTTGCAATCGCCCGCAACACAACCTATCGAGACGTACAGTGCGGAGAAGAACCCAGCCACTCACTACATCCCACCGAAGACCGGATTGATTGCGTCCCTGCCGAGTTCATGGATACCTTATGCGGAATTGGTGCGGTTGGACAAGCCCACTGGCACCTACTACCTATTCTTCCCAACTCTCTTTTCCACCCTCCTCGCTGCGCCAATGGCTGGTGTGGAACCTCTACCTGTCTTGGGCACAGCAGCACTGTTCTTTTCCGGTGCGCTGATTATGCGCGGTGCAGGCTGCGCGATCAACGACCTGTGGGACCGCAACCTGGATCCTCACGTCGAACGCACCAAGTTCCGACCCATTGCCAGAGGTGCGCTCTCGCCGAAAAAGGCTGTCCTCTTTACGGGTTCACAGTTGGTGGCAGGGTTGGGCGTGCTTCTTTCGTTTCCCAGTCAGTGCCTTTGGTATGGGATTCCTAGCATGCCTATCGTGGTGGCCTATCCCCTTGCTAAGCGCGTGACCAATTACCCGCAAGCTGTACTTGGTCTTGCCTTTTCATGGGGAGCGATCATGGGATTCCCAGCGTTGGGGGTGGACCTGCTTGCCAATCATGATGCCATGATGGCCGCAGGTGCCCTTTATTCCAGTTGTATTGCTTGGACAGTTCTGTACGACATGATTTATGCACACATGGACATTAAAGACGATGTCAAGGCCGGAATCAAGTCAATTGCCCTCCGCCATGAGCACAACACTAAGGCCATCCTGAGTGGTCTGGCGGTGACTCAAGTCTCGCTCCTTGCGGCTGCAGGAGTCGCCGCCGGTTGCGGACCTGTTTTCTTCGTTGGCAGCTGTGGCAGTGCCGCTCTGTCGCTTGGTCTCATGATTTGGAAAGTTCAGTTGAAGAGTGTCCGAAACTGCTGGTGGTGGTTCAAGAACGGATGTCTGCTGACCGGTGGAGGAATTTCCTTGGGCTTGCTCGCCGAGTATGCGACGCAGTTCCTTGGTCTGTACAACAAGACGGAGCCGGAGCATGTGGTGGCCGAGTCAAAACAATAA
- a CDS encoding Flavoprotein has protein sequence MDSQISPTPFIAQQYANDKKIHVLLAAATTKLPNIAEELCRNKNISVRILVTEPVEKFLIEQCLEQPDLDNLLQIDGVDAIYRDEDEWSPSWTRGGPVLHIELRKWAHILLVAPMSANTMARMVNGIADNLLLSVIRAWDTTGIVDMGFKSRKPMIFAALGMDVCMYRHPVTEKQLKVLRDQWGWSESNPEGWVTVLPPIDKSLACGDTDTGSMMDWRDIVTVIQNYVTGSMQKP, from the exons ATGGATTCCCAAATATCGCCTACGCCGTTTATTGCCCAGCAGTATGCAAATGACAAGAAGATTCATGTGTTGCTGGCAGCCGCTACCACTAAGCTGCCCAACATTGCAGAGGAACTGTGTCGTAATAAAAACATCTCAGTCCGCATCCTAGTTACCGAGCCAGTGGAGAAGTTTCTCATTGAACAGTGTTTGGAGCAACCAGACCTCGATAATCTGCTTCAAATAGATGGCGTGGACGCTATCTACCGGGACGAAGATGAATGGTCTCCATCGTGGACGCGCGGAGGACCAGTTCTGCATATTGAGCTGCGCAAAT GGGCACATATTCTACTAGTCGCCCCAATGTCTGCAAATACCATGGCGAGAATGGTCAATGGGATCGCTGACAACTTGCTTCTCTCCGTCATCAGGGCCTGGGATACGACTGGAATTGTGGATATGGGATTCAAGTCTCGGAAACCTATGATCTTTGCCGCGTTGGGCATGGACGTCTGTATGTACCGACATCCAGTGACCGAGAAACAGCTTAAAGTTCTACGTGATCAGTGGGGATGGAGTGAATCAAACCCAGAAGGCTGGGTGACTGTGCTGCCTCCTATCGATAAGAGCCTGGCCTGTGGAGATACCGACACCGGAAGCATGATGGACTGGAGAGATATTGTCACCGTCATCCAAAACTACGTAACGGGGTCGATGCAGAAGCCGTGA
- a CDS encoding Glutaredoxin Grx5, putative, with protein sequence MFSRAIASAFRPVSRPTFLRPVRSAIQLPSGPLVPSVLHARLLSNETRAAIDKAVSSAPVVLFMKGTPETPQCGFSRATIQILGLQGVDPKKFVAFNVLEDAELRSGVKEYSEWPTIPQLYLEKEFIGGCDILMSMHQNGELAKLLETKGVLVAADE encoded by the exons ATGTTTTCCAGAGCAATTGCATCG GCTTTCCGCCCGGTCTCGCGACCAACCTTTTTGCGCCCCGTCCGCTCGGCCATCCAATTACCCTCGGGCCCTCTTGTTCCTTCTGTCCTCCATGCACGCCTTCTGTCCAACGAAACCCGGGCGGCGATCGATAAGGCGGTCTCTTCCGCCCCCGTCGTTCTATTCATGAAGGGTACACCTGAGACTCCCCAGTGTGGTTTCTCTCGTGCCACTATTCAAATCTTGGGCCTGCAGGGTGTTGATCCCAAGAAATTTGTTGCTTTCAACGTGCTGGAGGATGCGGAGCTGCGCTCAG GCGTCAAGGAATACTCCGAGTGGCCCACCATTCCCCAACTATACCTCGAGAAGGAGTTTATTGGTGGTTGTGATATCCTGATGTCCATGCACCAAAATGGCGAGCTTGCCAAACTTCTGGAGACCAAGGGTGTCCTGGTTGCGGCGGATGAATAA
- a CDS encoding Phosphoethanolamine → MDSTPLEEQVPLPGQWPVDPQEDVPISEDRLWVDGCFDFSHHGHAGAMLQARQLGKALYVGIHSDQAILENKGPTVMSLEERVAAVDACRWATQSVPHAPYVTYLPWVSHYGCKYVVHGDDITSDSDGNDCYRFVKAAGRFRVVKRTPGISTTDLVGRMLLCTRNHFVKSVKCTLAGLEGYGSPEERKTSATDLLQRIQDYATDESGLQPGPQVWTWSGSGSAKMNHLVEEAGLFETLVDGKGPKPGQRIIYVDGGFDLFSSGHIAFLRKVTELEESEGRQRGWYEPDQVAKRLKEYGDDYAPAYIVAGIHDDDVINHWKGLNYPIMNIFERGLCVLQCRYINAVIFSAPFTPSEPYLKAIPWGTPDAVYHGPTTFIPLTYDPYTAPKKMGIFREAEQHAFQHVNAGEIVGRILKSREAYEARQRAKLDKAIAEDLVKSQEAAEAAKGAQ, encoded by the exons ATGGACTCAACACCCCTTGAGGAGCAAGTTCCTTTGCCTGGTCAATGGCCTGTTGATCCCCAGGAGGATGTACCAATCTCGGAGGACAGACTTTGGGTTGATGGATGCTTCGACTTCAGCCACCATG GTCATGCCGGTGCTATGCTTCAAGCGCGCCAGCTAGGAAAGGCCCTTTACGTGGGCATACACTCCGATCAAGCTATCCTCGAGAACAAGGGCCCGACAGTGATGTCACTGGAAGAACG TGTTGCAGCCGTTGACGCGTGTCGGTGGGCAACTCAAAGTGTTCCCCATGCCCCCTACGTGACCTACCTACCCTGGGTCTCCCACTACGGATGCAAGTACGTTGTCCATGGAGACGACATTACTTCTGACAGTGATGGAAATGACTGTTATCGCTTCGTCAAGGCCGCTGGACGATTCCGTGTTGTCAAACGTACCCCAGGCATCTCGACAACCGATCTTGTTGGCCGCATGCTACTGTGCACCAGGAATCACTTCGTCAAATCCGTGAAGTGTACACTCGCTGGGCTGGAAGGATATGGAAGTCCCGAGGAGCGTAAGACTTCTGCTACAGATCTTCTACAGAGAATCCAGGATTATGCGACGGACGAGAGCGGTCTTCAGCCTGGCCCTCAGGTGTGGACATGGTCTGGCTCAGGCTCCGCGAAGATGAACCACCTCGTCGAGGAGGCTGGCCTATTCGAGACGTTGGTTGATGGAAAGGGACCAAAACCTGGGCAGAGGATTATCTACGTTGACGGAGGGTTCGACCTCTTTTCTTCCGGTCATATTGCGTTCCTGCGCAAAGTCACAGAGCTTGAGGAGTCTGAGGGCCGGCAACGTGGCTGGTATGAGCCCGATCAAGTTGCAAAAAGGTTGAAGGAATATGGTGACGACTATGCACCGGCCTACATTGTCGCAGGTATCCATGATGACGATGTGATCAACCACTGGAAAGGCTTGAACTACCCAATCATGAACATTTTCGAACGTGGTCTCTGTGTTCTTCAATGCCGC TACATCAATGCTGTCATATTCTCTGCACCATTTACCCCCAGCGAGCCATATCTGAAGGCTATCCCATGGGGCACTCCCGATGCTGTCTACCACGGCCCTACGACCTTCATCCCGCTAACATATGACCCTTACACTGCCCCCAAGAAGATGGGAATCTTCCGGGAAGCCGAGCAGCATGCATTCCAACACGTGAACGCTGGCGAGATTGTTGGTCGCATCCTGAAGAGCCGTGAAGCTTATGAAGCCAGACAACGTGCCAAGCTAGACAAGGCCATTGCTGAGGATCTGGTGAAGTCGCAAGAGGCAGCCGAAGCCGCTAAAGGAGCCCAATAG
- a CDS encoding WD domain-containing protein: MIPSTFAPGISRRDTVKSNSGYEGAYAMPPPVVSGGNLLGPQSAGAIYQQIHEMAAKRISTLDYLRKAHEGRVYWFNTVHFSRADIARLPYFEARKLSRRAINYLLLGLSLPTILDVASTPFEYVRALNALLLEFEAFQQVHPPDGSSSSSLARARIPQMFKRAAHAGTKTRRASSANEIGLPLQSSDPSDLKSTVGTLGSASSASVTSFPLTESSDLHPGEEYTYLLTPSLPFEPDFFETFATLCDVLIDAYSRLAALVSSPSVCTVALGETFSKADARLRKIIVAGAVREFEDASRNSVKNEIAGVNRVVLGGLLG; the protein is encoded by the exons ATGATTCCCTCTACATTTGCCCCAGGCATCTCACGGCGGGACACAGTCAAGTCCAATAGTGGATATGAAGGGGCGTATGCCATGCCACCTCCAGTCGTCAGCGGAGGGAACCTTCTAGGCCCGCAAAGTGCCGGCGCAATCTATCAGCAAATCCATGAGATGGCCGCGAAACGGATATCGACTCTTGACTATTTAAGAAAGGC TCACGAAGGAAGAGTTTATTGGTTCAATACTGTGCATTTCTCTCGGGCTGACATCGCTCGGCTACCATACTTTGAAGCCCGGAAACTTTCTCGCCGCGCAATCAATTACTTGCTTCTAGGCTTGTCATTGCCAACAATCCTTGACGTTGCCTCCACGCCGTTCGAGTATGTGCGTGCTCTGAATGCTTTACTCCTGGAATTTGAAGCATTCCAGCAAGTGCATCCCCCAGACGGTAGCTCCTCGTCAAGTCTTGCAAGGGCCCGCATACCCCAAATGTTTAAGCGCGCGGCGCATGCAGGTACAAAGACCCGACGTGCCAGCTCCGCAAATGAGATTGGACTTCCATTGCAGTCCAGTGACCCTTCAGACCTGAAAAGCACCGTAGGGACACTTGGGTCGGCGTCCTCTGCCTCGGTCACCTCCTTCCCACTAACAGAGTCTTCGGATCTTCATCCTGGCGAGGAATACACTTATCTTCTCACGCCATCATTGCCATTCGAGCCGGACTTCTTTGAGACATTTGCAACCTTATGCGATGTCTTGATTGACGCTTATAGCCGACTCGCCGCCTTAGTATCATCTCCCTCAGTCTGTACGGTGGCCCTAGGCGAGACATTTTCCAAAGCAGATGCCAGGTTACGAAAGATCATAGTAGCCGGCGCAGTGCGTGAGTTTGAAGATGCGAGCCGAAATAGTGTCAAGAATGAAATTGCTGGGGTCAACCGGGTGGTACTTGGCGGTTTATTGGGATAG
- a CDS encoding Mitochondrial protein sorting (Msf1), putative, producing MKVFSSECTFDYSWDEVSTANWRKYCPWNDKSTHVVGVDTLSRTVDPSTGILRTERLITCDQSVPQWVLSILGGTNTSHVYEVSYVDPVAKKVTMCSTNLTWSNVLSVRETVIYRQSSLNPATTTKFSQEAKITALCGGWQKIKNKVEEASVDRFRENAKIGREGFETVLEMSRRVFGEQRELEKQSLKS from the exons ATGAAAGTCTTCTCTTCCGAATGCACATTCGACTACTCCTGGGACGAAGTATCAACTGCAAACTGGCGCAAGTACTGTCCGTGGAATGACAAGTCTACACATGTCGTTGGCGTAGATACACTTTCTCGAACCGTCGATCCAAGCACTGGCATT TTGCGAACAGAGCGTCTTATCACATGCGACCAGTCCGTACCACAATGGGTTCTCTCGATTCTCGGTGGAACGAATACGTCTCACGTCTACGAAGTTTCTTATGTTGATCCTGTTGCAAAGAAAGTGACCATGTGCTCAACCAACCTGACATGGTCGAACGTCCTTAGCGTGCGCGAGACGGTCATCTACCGCCAATCCTCCCTTAATCCGGCCACCACAACTAAATTTAGCCAAGAAGCAAAAATCACTGCTCTCTGCGGTGGATGGCAGAAGATTAAAAACAAGGTGGAAGAGGCAAGCGTGGATCGTTTCCGTGAAAATGCCAAGATTGGCCGCGAAGGATTCGAAACCGTCCTCGAGATGAGCCGCCGCGTCTTTGGCGAACAACGCGAACTTGAGAAGCAAAGCCTCAAATCATGA
- a CDS encoding Disrupter of telomere silencing protein Dot5, putative → MVELRKRKAPAPLPVAEKKTKPAPKPKQDANVTDNAIENSPAPAVPEVDDTIDIETFGGEFETNEGETTTLKKLLEESKAGVVFFTYPKASTPGCTKQACLFRDNHTHLTSTGLSIYGLSGDSPKANTTFKTRQNLPYPLLCDPKATLIAAIGFKKSPKGTLRGVFAVDKKGKVLLRKAGGPDATVDAVQEIVANAPSVEDSKEEGDKAE, encoded by the exons ATGGTCGAACTCCGGAAACGCAAGGCGCCAGCCCCACTCCCTGTCGCAGAGAAAAAGACCAAACCAGCTCCCAAGCCCAAACAAGACGCAAATGTTACCGATAATGCCATTGAAAATAGTCCCGCGCCAGCGGTCCCTGAGGTGGATGATACAATCGACATAGAGACCTTTGGCGGCGAGTTTGAGACCAACGAGGGTGAAACAACAACTTTGAAGAAGCTCCTCGAGGAGAGCAAGGCGGGCGTGGTTTTCTTTACTTACCCCAAAGCCTCAACACCTGGCT GTACCAAGCAAGCCTGCTTGTTCCGTGACAACCACACCCACCTGACTTCTACTGGTCTTTCTATCTACGGTCTTTCAGGCGACTCTCCTAAGGCCAACACTACGTTCAAGACAAGACAAAACCTCCCTTACCCTCTCTTGTGCGATCCCAAGGCCACTCTCATTGCAGCTATTGGGTTCAAGAAATCTCCCAAGGGTACACTGCGAGGTGTCTTTGCCGTGGATAAAAAGGGCAAGGTCTTGCTTCGCAAGGCCGGTGGCCCAGACGCGACTGTGGACGCTGTACAGGAGATTGTTGCCAATGCGCCTAGTGTTGAAGATTCCAAAGAGGAAGGTGATAAAGCAGAATGA
- a CDS encoding Short-chain dehydrogenase/reductase SDR: MPVTQCIEREASGSKSQFAPGHKIPIQHLTKPGLQSDMGEPKPVSTHIPTEDYGYQIYKAAGKLEGKRAIITGGDSGIGRAVAILFAMEGASSVIVYLPEEESDAQETKRRVEQYGQQCHTLALDIRKKENCQKIINVTLEKMGRIDILVNNAAFQDMLSDISELDESQWEKTFDTNIHSFFYLSKYALQHMQKGSSIINCASVNPYIGRGDLLDYTSTKGAIVAFTRALSNQQLKKGIRVNCVCPGPIWTPLIPATMQTEAMEQFHAVPMGRPGQPSEVATCFVFLASQDSSYISGQCLHPNGGMMVNG; the protein is encoded by the exons ATGCCTGTTACCCAGTGTATCGAGCGAGAGGCCAGTGGGTCTAAATCCCAATTTGCGCCAG GCCACAAGATTCCTATCCAACACTTGACAAAGCCGGGCCTGCAGTCCGACATGGGAGAGCCTAAGCCTGTGTCAACTCACATCCCTACCGAGGATTACGGCTATCAGATCTACAAAGCCGCTGGAAAGCTCGAAGGAAAAAGAGCAATTATCACCGGTGGTGACTCTGGAATTGGCCGGGCAGTTGCAATCCTATTTGCAATGGAGGGTGCGTCTAGTGTCATCGTTTACCTGCCAGAAGAGGAGTCAGACGCACAAGAGACAAAAAGGAGAGTTGAACAATATGGACAGCAGTGCCATACACTCGCTCTCGATATTCGCAAGAAGGAGAATTGCCAGAAGATCATCAATGTGACCCTGGAAAAGATGGGTCGTATTGATATTCTTGTGAATAACGCGGCGTTCCAAGACATGCTGAGCGATATCAGTGAGCTAGATGA ATCCCAATGGGAGAAGACCTTCGACACCAACATTCACTCTTTCTTTTATCTTTCCAAGTATGCTCTTCAGCACATGCAAAAGGGTTCTTCCATCATCAATTGCGCATCTGTCAATCCTTATATTGGCCGAGGCGATCTCCTGGATTACACCTCGACCAAAGGAGCAATTGTTGCATTTACTCGCGCCTTGTCAAACCAGCAGTTGAAGAAAGGCATTCGAGTCAATTGCGTTTGCCCGGGTCCAA TCTGGACGCCCCTGATCCCCGCAACAATGCAAACAGAGGCCATGGAGCAATTCCATGCAGTACCGATGGGTCGACCCGGTCAACCTAGCGAGGTTGCAACATGTTTCGTTTTCCTCGCAAGTCAGGACAGCAGCTATATTTCTGGACAGTGTTTGCATCCCAACGGAGGTATGATGGTCAACGGATAG